The genomic DNA acacacacttaccccatgTCTTTGAATGGCCACATTAGTCAGGTGCACAAACATGTTGTCCAGTTCACTAGTGCTGGGGGTGTACTTCACTGTGCAAAACCGGCAGAAACCCAGTTTATACCTGGAAGCAACACAAAGGTCCAAATGGTCAAATACTGATCTGATCAAATGCTGAAGTTATCATTTATCCTAGTGGCAATATCCTTTATTAATGTTTTACAGAATTATGAAAACGTATATGCATACTGCACTGTTTATAATGATGTATTTGCATTATATGTAAAATACTGTCTATGTTTCTGTTAGTATAGGGACAATTAAGTTATTATCTATCTATTACCTATCACCTATCCAGTCATTTCAGAGCGGTAGGACTTGAGGGAAATGAACCCGGGCTGTAGGCTTTAGGTTAATCATAAACCTACATGTAACACTTGAGAGGTCGATAGGTGGTAACCAACACATAGAGACGCAGGTCAAACTTCTTGCCTCCGATCAGCAGTGGGTTGTCGATGTACAGAGAGATGACATAGGCCTCCTTGCCACTTGAGGCCGCTACAAACCTAGCAAACACAAAGGAAACGGAGCATCAGTCATTTATCTATGGACATCTCATCTACGGACAACGGTGTTGAGAACAGCAGATTCAAGAGTAGTGGGGTAATACTACCTGTATGACATAAGACTGACTGTGAACAATGCAAATGCAAGCAAAGACTCACCTTTGGCAGCCACACACAGGACATGTTTATCAGTAGTtagtagaggtgtgtgtgtgtgtgtgtgtgtgtgtgtgtgtgtgtgtgtgtgtgtgtgtgtgtgtgtgtgtgtgtgtgtgtgtgtgtgtgtgtgtgtgtgtgtgtgtgtgtgtgtgtgtgtgtgtgtcagcactcACGTGGATGTACGGCTGTCTCGAGACCACTTCTTAATCTGGGAAAGTTTGTTGATGAGGAAAATGCCTTTTCCCTGAGCCTTCCCACACGGCTTCATTATCCACGTGCTGGAAGGACTCTTACGGAACTCCTCCACAAACAGATTATAATCCGCCGGAAGCATGAACGTCACCGGCACAAAGTCTGGGTCacaaccagagagggagagagggagtgtaaaaACGCAGAGAAATATGAAAGGACAGTATTGATGACATTTGTTTAACAGCACAAAATAATGAGTGAGTTTAGTATTATTGCCCAAGACCCCAAAAAAGGGCCACTTCTAGTCAGAGCCCCTTGTAGCAGGTGCAACTGAAATTGAAATGTATCTTACATCCACATGTATTTACATATACTGTAAGTAAGCAGTGTGCGTGTACGGGAAAGCTCATAACTGCCACCTAAATAAAGGTATTTCCCGTTTTCGTCTTTCTCTGCCAGCGggcttccctctttctccatatCTTTGCGGTAGCGTTTGATGTTCTTGATCATCAGGTCCTTCCTGGTCAGCTCGTAGTGGTTGGGGAAGTGGTTGACCATCTGCTCATCTGAGAGACGGTAACCCGTGTCCACACTGAACACGTTCCGGATGGTCTGGACACTCATCCTATAGGGAGGCATAGACGGATCATAAACAGGGTTTCCCCAAGGCTGATGGAGATTCGCGGGGGGTAGTCAGTCAGGGATGGGATTTTTGTGATTAATCAGGAATTTCAGTTTTTCTGAATGACATTATCTGTTATTTACAGTTACACACCCTTGCAATTTGTCTAATTTACCCCTGAACGAATATCTAAATAATTTTTTAACAGATTTTTTTATGTTGTCCTGGGCTGTGTTCAGTAGGCACAAATAATAGAACACTTTTAAAAAAGAAGATGAGTGTTTTTATTGGACAAGACCAAGTAGTAACGCCTGTTTCAAAGCATTCTTCTCTCCCGTTTTGTGCCCACTGAACACGACCCTGATCTCTGTATGTGCTACACTGATATTCATAAGCACCCACTGTGTATTGTCACTCAGAGAAAGCTCCATAGCtctaatgacagcctaccagtagAAGTTCCAGTCCTCGTTCTCTGTGACCTGAGTCCATCCTCTCTTCTCAAAGTTGTTGATGAGTACGGATTTCTCAATGTCGGTCACCCATTTCACCTTATTAGCCATGGTtcctcctagtctctctctctctctctctctcacacacacacacacacacacacacacacacacacacacacagagagaaacacacaccaatgcaagcacaaacacacacgcacagatgaGCTTAGCACGTGTAATAAACATAGTTATAACTAACGTTAATAGTCTATTGTTTTGCCCATGATGAGCCACTGCAGTTAGCTATCTCGCAAAAACACTGAATTCATGTGCTATATTCACAACTATCTTTTGGTAGCATTTTGGTGTCCTGTAAAGCATTGGACACAATCGCGTTATGTTAGCTAGATAAGTATCTATGTATCCTTCCACACCAAATAACAGTTTTAGCTAGCTACCTGGAAATCGATCTTCTAATCTTCTCGTCAGACAACCGGTCATCAGCCCCAGCTAGCTGGATCCACCCTGCCTGAGACACCTGCAAAGGATAATGATTTTCATCCAATCGTGATGTCTGGTTCAATCGCCTTCAAGGGGAATTTAATGCAAATTATAAAGGAGAAATCCTCAATTTATTGACTTCACCCATGTAATCTGCTAAAAGGGTGGATGCTAGTTATCTCTTATCTTGATTTATCGATCCATCCCAGTCAGCTGGAAGATGAATACCGTGCTCTTCCGGGTGAATAACCTAGCAACCGACGACGCGTCGAACTGTCAAATATACCCCGCTCGTTCCACCACAGGGTGGCGCTAAATGCACATGGTCCAATTTTTAGCATGCGGAGACATTTTGCGCCTCATGATGCCTTCTAGTGATTGTTGAGAGAAACACTCCTCAAGGATCTTCCTGGTGTAACTGCCATAGGCGTGGCTGTTGAAATGATAATTGTGGCAGTTACCTGAAAACAACAAGATTAAAGGACGCTGCTGTAAGTAGGAACATTATAAACAACTGTGAAATGTTCAAAATATTTGTATATTTAGGATATTGTTCTATAATGCCCATATTATTTGCGTTACAGGGCGGCGTCTACTTTAATCTACAAAATAGGTACGTTTGACATTtttgttattctacaatgcaCCTGTTCCTTTGTCGTCAGACAAGGAACATTGCGTCGACAGATATTGACTGCAGTACTGCTCTTCCATAGATGTGAAACTCGATGACAAAATATGAATAATGATAGGATCATTATCATTGTTTAAATATTTTACATTCAAATAGGGAAAATGATACTGTCTTTCTTGCTTCGTGTGAACTTCAAATCGACCTTCAGTTTGTTTGGTGAAGAGGATGACATCACCTTGTCTTGACAAACCCCTATCAAACATTACTATCCACAAATAATATTTTCCCCTAATTGTTATGATTTGATCATGCTGTAGAGCTAAGGAATATATGATGTTATTAGCATTAATACTATTATTCATTTAACAGTTAAATAATTCATAGTATCTTTATTACCTatattttatattgtatttatttttatttgccaattatgttgccgctctccatgttgtctgttgtctgtagcttgtgaggtatggaaacactttgttgcttttatgaattttgtcttgctgctttttgttctatgttactctgtctgtatgctatgtcttgcttgtcctatgttgctctgcgtgtgctcactgttcaatgattgtctatattgtaattgtttttaataacctgcccagggactgcggttgaaaattagccggctggctaaaactgaaacttttactgaaacgttgattaatgtgtactgtccctgtaaaaaataaaataaactcaaattcCATAAACTCAAGACTAATGACAAATCCATCCTTTCATTGGATTGGCTTGAGACATTACATTTGTAAAGACATTATGTAACATTACAAAATCAAATGTATATTTTAAGATGACAAAACAAGGAAGCAATTGTTTTGCGATGGTAGCCGTTTGGTTGATTTGAGTAATGTAAATCCACCATTTGCATTACGACTACCTCTCCAACAGCAcgtgagcagagagacagaacgtgagcagagagacagaatgtgagcagagagacagaacagctaGGGACAGGTGAGCAGAGGGACAGAACAGCTTAGGGATAGGTGGGCAGAGGGACAGAACAGCTTAGGGACAGGTGAGCAGAGGGACAGCACAGCTTAGGGACAGGTGAGCAGAGGGACAGAACAGCTTAGGGATAGGTGGGCAGAGGGACAGAACAGCTTAGGGACAGGTGAGCAGAGGGACAGCACAGCTTAGGGACAGGTGAGCAGAGGGACAGAACAGCTTAGGGACAGGTGAGCAGAGGGACAGAACAGCTTAGGGACAGGTGAGCAGAAGGACAGAACAGCTTAGGGACAGGTGAGCAGAGGTACAGAACAGCTTAGGGACAGGTAAGCAGAGGGACAggtggacagagggacagaacagCTTAGGGACAGGtgagcagagggagagaacagcttaGGGACAGGTTAGCAGAAGGACAGAACAGCTTAGGGACAGGTGAGCAGAGGGACAGAACAGCTTAGTGACAGGTGAGCAGAGGGACAGAACAGCTTAGGGACAGGTGAGCAGAGGGACAggtggacagagggacagaacagCTTAGGGACAGGtgagcagagggagagaacagcttaGGGACAGGTGAGCAGAGGGACAGAACAGCTTAGGGACAGGTGAGCAGAGGGACAGAACAGCTTAGGGACAGATGTGCAGAGGGACAGAACAGCTTAGGGACAGGTGAGCAGAGGGACAGAACAGCTTTGGGACAGGTTAGCAGAGGGACAGAACAGCTTTGGGACAGGTTAGCAGAGGGACAGAACAGCTTAGGGACAGGCGAGCAGAGGGACAGAACAGCTTTgggacaggagagcagagggacagaACAGGTGAGCAGAGGGACAGAACAGCTTAGGGACAGGTGAGCAGAGGGACAGAACAGCTTAGAGACAGATGTGCAGAGGGACAGAACAGCTTAGGGACAGGTGAGCAGAGGGACAGAACAGCTTTGGGACAGGTGAGCAGAGGGACAGAACAGCTTTGGGACAGGTGAGCAGAGGGACAGAACAGCTTAGGGACAGGCGAGCAGAGGGACAGAACAGCTTTgggacaggagagcagagggacagaACAGGTGAGCAGAGGGACAGAACAGCTTAGGGACAGGTGAGCAGAGGGACAGAACAGCTTTGGGACAGGTGAGCAGAGGGACAGAACAGGtgagcagagggagagaacagcttcGGGACAGGtgaagagagggacagaacagCTTCGGGACAGCtgaagagagggacagaacagCTTCGGGACAGGTaaagagagggacagaacagCTTCGGGACAGGTGAGCCGAGCCAGGGGTGTGTTCAACACTAAACTCTCTTGTGTTTCACATCGAGATGCCTAGTAAAAACTGACATGACATGCATTAAtgtaggtcacacacacacatacgtgtgTTTATTTTCTttatcgcacacacacacacacacacacactgtatcttGAAACCTCACTGAGCCCATCCTGTGCAGTGAATCCTGAAGATGACATCTTTTCAGGATGACGAAAGTTTCTGTCCACTGACCTGAATAATCTCCCCGGCAACACACTTCTGATCACATGACTCAATATTTACACAGGTAGATAATTATGGGCGTTACATTTATTATGAccatagtcacacacacagctaggtgcaCTGACTCACCTgttagcacacacatacacaaaactgttgtcctgacatGGCTTCCACATGATTTATGTGTGACACCTGAAACTCATAACATGTGTGTGGCAAACTATTTTCTTTATCAGAAAACAAAATGGTGGAGCACAGAAGAGAGCGACGCCGTGCCATTTCCCTCAGGGCTGGACCTAGTGAGGTGGACAACGTCACCCTGTCTGATGTGAATCTCAGGTAGAGGCTACGTCACCCCTGTCCTGACCTCTTGATCAGTTTACACAGACGATATGAGATAAGAAATTGTTACATTTCACTCAAACTCTtgtcaaatccaattttattggtcacatacacatttagctGATGTTATCTCTTATGTCATATAGACATTCAAAGGAGGTATTCAAACCCTTGTTTTTTCCTCCATTGAAGTAGTCACTAATTTGAGATGATGGGTGAAAGCAAAATGGTTGAAACTGGACACTTTGTTGCTACCCAATCACTGATTACCTCAAGGAATAAAGAACGCATTTCTAATGTTTTGTGAACATCATTTCCGTCCTTCCGTCCTTTAGGATCCATGCC from Oncorhynchus tshawytscha isolate Ot180627B linkage group LG15, Otsh_v2.0, whole genome shotgun sequence includes the following:
- the LOC112267811 gene encoding probable tubulin polyglutamylase TTLL1 isoform X2, with amino-acid sequence MTGCLTRRLEDRFPERERERLGGTMANKVKWVTDIEKSVLINNFEKRGWTQVTENEDWNFYWMSVQTIRNVFSVDTGYRLSDEQMVNHFPNHYELTRKDLMIKNIKRYRKDMEKEGSPLAEKDENGKYLYLDFVPVTFMLPADYNLFVEEFRKSPSSTWIMKPCGKAQGKGIFLINKLSQIKKWSRDSRTSTFVAASSGKEAYVISLYIDNPLLIGGKKFDLRLYVLVTTYRPLKCYMYKLGFCRFCTVKYTPSTSELDNMFVHLTNVAIQRHGDDYNHVHGGKWTVSNLRLYLESTRGKEVTSRLFDQIHWIMVQSLKAVAPVMNNDKHCFECYGYDIIIDDKLKPWLIEVNASPSLTSSTANDRILKYNLINDTLNIVTPNGDIPDCRWNRSPPREALGNYQVL
- the LOC112267811 gene encoding probable tubulin polyglutamylase TTLL1 isoform X1, coding for MANKVKWVTDIEKSVLINNFEKRGWTQVTENEDWNFYWMSVQTIRNVFSVDTGYRLSDEQMVNHFPNHYELTRKDLMIKNIKRYRKDMEKEGSPLAEKDENGKYLYLDFVPVTFMLPADYNLFVEEFRKSPSSTWIMKPCGKAQGKGIFLINKLSQIKKWSRDSRTSTFVAASSGKEAYVISLYIDNPLLIGGKKFDLRLYVLVTTYRPLKCYMYKLGFCRFCTVKYTPSTSELDNMFVHLTNVAIQRHGDDYNHVHGGKWTVSNLRLYLESTRGKEVTSRLFDQIHWIMVQSLKAVAPVMNNDKHCFECYGYDIIIDDKLKPWLIEVNASPSLTSSTANDRILKYNLINDTLNIVTPNGDIPDCRWNRSPPREALGNYQVLYDEEQALSENAERDLRSRSGQSLGSKGTAKGGTGPRPAAATWK